The Horticoccus luteus DNA window CAGATTTGACAATCCGCCGCCGACCTTCGTCGCTCCTCGCGTGTCCGCGCGTGAAAAAATCCTCGTCGCCATGTCCGGTGGCGTTGACAGCTCCGTCGCCGCCCTGCTGCTCCAGCGCCAGGGCTGCGACGTGGTCGGCGCTTACATGAAAAACTGGATCAACGAGGAAAACGTCATCGGCCACTGCCCGTGGGAGCAGGACATCGTCGACGCGCGGGCCGTCGCCGACCAGCTCGGCATCGAGTTTCACGTCGTCAACCTCATGCGCGATTACCGCGCCCGCATTGTTGATTACCTGCTCGACGGTTACGCGCGCGGACTCACGCCCAATCCCGACGTGATGTGCAATCGCGAGATCAAGTTCGGCGTCTTCCGCCAATGGGGCCGCGATCACGGCTTCACCGCCATCGCCACCGGCCACTACGCCCGGCGAGTCCTCGCGAAGCCGGCCCTCACCGATGCTCCCGCCACCTATTCCCTCCTCGAGGGCGCGGACAAAAACAAAGACCAGTCCTACTTTCTCGCGCTCCTTAACCAGGAGCAGTTGCGTGATGCGCGTTTTCCCATCGGCGATTTGCCCAAACCCGAACTCCGCCGCCTCGCCCACGAAGCCGGCCTCGCCACCGCCGCGAAAAAAGACAGCCAGGGCATCTGCTTCATCGGCGAGGTGAAGATGCAGGATTTCCTCCGCACGTTCGTCCCCGACCAACCCGGCCCCATCGTTCGCGCGACCGACGGCGCCGTGCTCGGCACTCACCGCGGCTTGCATCTCTACACCCTCGGCCAACGACGCGGAATCGGCATCCCCTCGAACACCGATTTTCAAAACTACGTGGTCGTCGGCAAACGCGCCGCCGATCGCGCTCTGCTCGTCGCGTTCGATGGTCCCGATGCCCCCGGCCTCTTCTGTCGCGAAATTCGCGTTCACCACCTGAGCTGGATCGGTGCACCCGTCAGCACGCCCGCGGCACTCGAAGGCCGTGTCCGCTACCGCGACCCCCGCGTCCCTCTTGAGTATTTACCCGCAGCCGACGGCGGCGCCCTCGTGCGCTTCGCCACGCCGCAACGCGCTCTCGCGGCGGGCCAGGTCCTTGCGCTGTATCGCGGCGAGCAACTGCTCGGCGGCGGCGTTTATCTGTAAACCGCTTAGGTGCGCGCGCTCCCTCGTTTTTCGCGTAAAACGCGTGACGCCTTGCAGCGCTCCGCCACGATTACGGCGCCATGAACGTCATCCCGGCCCGCCTCCGCGCCTCTTTCGCGCAGCAGGCGCTGCGTCCGGACCTCGCCCGCGCGGTTCGCTCCACGGTCGCGTTCATGCCGCCCGTCTTGTTGATGAACGCCGGCCTCGTCTCGCACCTGGCCGTCTTCTCCGCCATCGCCGCGCAAAGCGTCGCCATGGTCGACGTGCGTGGCCCTTATCGCCTGCGGGTCGGCCTGCTCCTCGCCATGGCCGCGATTCTCGCCGGCGCCACTCAACTGGGCGTGTGCGGCGCGGCCTCACTCCTCGCCGCCGTGCTGCTCACCGCGCTCGTGGGCGTGTTGATGGGAGCCTGGCGACACCTGAGCTCCGACTACGGCCCGTCGCTCGCCGCTTCGTCCGCCCTGCTGTTTCTGATCGCACTTGCGACGCCCGCGATTCCCGCCGGCCACGCTGGCGCGGCCATCTACACCCTCGGTGGCGCACTCGGCGGCGTGGCGCTGCAGGCGTTCCTCTGGCCTTGGCGCGCGCAACATCCGCTCCGTCGCGCCGTCGCGGAAAGCTGGCTCGCCTTGGGCAATCTGTTCGCCGCGCTCGCCAACGATGAGCCGCGCACCGCCGACGCGCGCTCCGCCAACCTCGCACAACTCGAAAGCGATCTCCGCACCGCGCTCGATCAAACCTACGCGACTCTCGCCGCCGCCCGCATCGGCCGGGCACACGCGTTTCAAACCCATTTGGAAGAACTCCATCTCACCGGCGCGCGCCTCGCCACCCGCGTCGTCGTGCTGCACACGGCCCTCGACAGCCTGCGCGCCGATGCCGCTCTCGCCCCGCTCGCCGCCGCCGCGCAACCCGCACTCGTTTCGCTCTCCAACCTCGCGCGCTCCATCGCCACCGCGGTCATTTCCCGTCAGCCCTCGCAACTCGCCTCCTGCGAAGTCCGCCTCCAGCGCCTCGGCAATCTCCTCCGCGTCTTGCAGGCCCGGCTCGCCGCGCAAGCGCCCGCCTCCACCGATGCCGGCCAGGTCGCCGAGTTGCTGCGCCAACTCGCCGCCGAACTCCCCACGTTGCGCGCCCGCCTCCGCGCCACCATCGATCGCGCCGACGAGCGCGGGGCCTTTTCGCTGGAGCTTTTCGACGTCAACACGTGGTCGCTGCGCCCGGTCACCGCGACCTTGAATCTTCGCCCCCACGTCACGCGCACGCTTCTGCGTTTCACCGCCCGCCTCACAGTGTTGCTCGTGGCCGGCGTCGCCGCGTTCAAAGGCTTCGGCCTCGCCCACGGCTATTGGTTGCCACTCACGATCGTCGTCGTGCTGCAGCCCGACTACGGCTCGACCCGCCGGCGCGCTGCGCAACGCCTCCTCGGCACTCTCACCGGCGTCGCGCTCGCCAGTCTCATTGTCTCCCTGCCGCTCCCCGCCGGCCTCCTTACCGCCATCATCGGACTCACGATGTTCGGTTTCGCTTACTACGTCCGCAACCACTACGGCCGCGCGGTTTTCTTCGTCACGATCATGGTCGTGTGCCTCCTCGGTGCGGCCGGCGCCGCCGGTGGCGGTTACGCCGTCGCCCTCGAACGCCTCCTCGCCACCGCCGCCGGCGGTGCGCTCGCGATGCTGGCGGCGCTGCTCTTCTGGCCCGTGTGGGAAAACGACCGGCTGCCCCCCATCCTCGCCCGGGCCTTGGTCGCCAATCGCGACTACTGGCGGATCCTGCAGCAGCGTCTCGCGCAGGGCGGCACGTATGATGCCCCGGTCGTCGCCGCCAAGCGCGCCGCTGAAGTCGCCAACAGCAACGTCTTCGCCTCGCTGCAACGCCTGTTCGGCGATCCCAAGAACCACCAGGCCCGCGTGGAGCTTTTCGCCGCCCTCGCCAACGGCAACCAGCGCCTGACCCGCGCCTTCACCGGCCTCGCACTGCATCTCAGCACCGACACCCCTCTGGCTTCGCCCCCGCTCGCCCACTTCGGCGACCTCACCGCACGCGCGCTGGATGGCATCTCCACGCGCCTCGCATCCGGCGCCTCCCCCGAGCGTGACGAAGCCTGCCGCACCCTCCTTGCCGACTTGGAAAAGGCGACCATCCCCACCGGCGAAGACGAGCGCCACCGCTGGATCTCCGCCCAACTCGCCCGCGTCAACACCGAGACGACCGCGCTCCTCCTCGCCGCCAGCCAACTCGCCTGAGCCCGCGCCTTGCGTTCAACCGACCGTGGCCAGCGCCAGCCGCACGGCGAAGCCCAGCAGCACCACGCCCATCACGCGATCGACCCAGTGCCCGTGCTGCAGAAAAACGCGCCGCATCTTTTCCCGGGTGAAGAAAAATGACACCAGCGTGAACCACGCCCCCGTCGCCACCGCCATCCACGCGCCATAGCCCGCCTGCACCCAACGCGGCGTGTGCGGATCGATGACCACCGAAAACAGCGCGAGAAAAAACAACGTCGCCTTGGGATTCAGCGCATTCGTGAAAAACCCGATGTTCCAAGCCGCCCGCGCCGACAGTCCCGCCGCCAACGGCGCGACCGCCTCTCCCCCTGGTTGCAGCGCATTTTGCGACGCGCGCGCCCGCAATGCGTTGACGCCGATCCACGCGAGGTAGGCCGCGCCGGCGAACTTCAAAACCGTAAACGCCCACGGCGAGCTTTTGATCAACAGCCCAATCCCCAGCAGCGAGTAGCTGACGTGCAGCAAAATCCCGCACGCGATGCCGATACTCGTCCACACCGCAAGACGCCGGCCGTGCCGCAGGCTCTGCTTGACGACGATCGCGAAGTCCGGTCCCGGGCTCATCACCGCCAGCAGGTGGGCGCCCGCGACGGTCAGAAACTCGAGCTCATACGCGCGCATCCCGCGTCACTCACAACGCCGCCGCTTTGAAATCCGCCGACGCCAGCCACTGGTCGAATTTCGCGTCCGTGAAATTGCGCACGGCCGCATTGTCCGCGTGCTTCAGCCGCGCTTGCGCCAGGGTCTTCCTCGCTTCGTCCACCCGCCCGAGCAACGCCAGCGCGTAAACCTGCTGAATCAATGGCGTGGGATTCTTTCCGTCCTTTTTGTAGGCGGCGCGATACGCATCGAGGCCGTTCGCATACGCCTTTTTCGCCCCGTTGCGATCGTCCTGCCGTCGGCGGATCGTGCCGAGCTGCAACCACAGATCGCCATCGCCCGGCGTCAACTTTCCCGCTTCCGCGTAAAGTTTCTCCGCCCGCGGCCAGTCGCGCATCGTCTCCGCAAAATTCGCCTCCGTCAGCAGGCTCTCCGCCTTTTTGCGCTCCAGCGACGTGGGCTCGCGTTTCGGTTTGCAACCGGTTTCCCCCAGCAGCGCAAGGGCGAGGACGACGAACAACAGGCGTTTCATAGATTCAGCCAATCACATGTCCGGCGGCACCGTCGAGATCGCCTCGGCGAGCGTCGTCACCCCGTCCTTCACTTTCAACATGCTGTCCTGGTGCAGCGTCTTCATGCCGCCGCGCATCGCGATCTTCTTCAACTCGGCTGACTCCATCTCCTTGTTGATCGCCTCCACCAGTTCCTCATTGGTGATCATTAATTCGTGGATGCCCACGCGGCCCTTGTAACCGCTGCCGCCACACTTCGCGCAGCCTTTCGGATTCGCGCGAAAAATCTGCCCGCTCCAGCCGATCGCCTTCTCCAAAATCGCCTGCTCCCGCCCTTCCGGCTCGTATGGCACGCGACACGTCTTGCACACCCGCCGCATCAGCCGCTGCGCGCAGACGCACAACAACGACGATGAAATCATAAACGGCTCCACGCCCATGTCGGTCAACCGGGCGACGGTCGACGGCGCGTCGTTCGTGTGCAGCGTCGAGATCAGCAAATGCCCCGTCAACGCCGCCTCCACGGCGATGTTCGCCGTTTCGCGATCGCGGATTTCTCCCACCAGGATGATGTCCGGATCCTGCCGCAAAAACGCGCGCAACGCCGAGGCAAACGTCAGACCAATCTGCCGGTGCATCTGCATTTGGTTCAACCCCGGCAGCGTGTATTCGATCGGATCCTCCGCCGTGCGCACCACGATGTCGGGCGTGTTCACTTCATTCAGCGCGGAATAAAGCGTCATCGACTTGCCTGAACCCGTCGGCCCGCAATGCAGAATCATGCCGTAAGGCTGGCGGATGCAGTCCCGGTATTTCACGAGATTCTCCTCCGTGAACCCGAGTGCCGGCAGCGGCAGCGTCGTCTTTTGCTTGTCGAGAATACGCATCACCACGCCTTCGCCGTAGTTCAACGGCGCGGTCGACACGCGTAGATCGAGATCGAGATTCTGCTTCGTGAATTGCTTGAACACGATGCGCCCGTCCTGCGGCAGCCGGCGCTCGGCGATGTCCAGGTTGCACATGATCTTGAGCCGGGCGACGAGCGCCGGCCCCACTTTCGCCGGCAGCCGCAGACGCTCGTGACACACGCCGTCCACGCGATACCGCACCACCATATCCTTCTCCTGCGGCTCGATGTGGATGTCGCTCGTGCCGCAATAATACGCCTCCTCGATGATGCGATTCGCGAGCTCGATGATGGGTCCGGACTCCTCGTTGGTGAGTTCGTCCTCCGTCGCATCGGCCACGTGTCCGAACTCCGCCCCGATCTGCTGCACCACATCGCTGAACCCGGCGCTCACGCGCTCCTGGGTCTTGCTGAATTTGTCGCGCAAATCCTTTTCGCGCACGAGCAGCCGCACCACGCGCCGGCCGGTGATTTCCGTCACCTTGGTGGCGACTCCTTCATCGAAGCCGTTCACCACTGCCAGCAGGAAAATATCCCCCGCCATCCCCAGTGGCAGCACCGCGTGCTCCTCACAAAACGCCGTCGTCAACCGCTCGAAGGTCGCCTGCGTCACGCGGTGGCGCGCCACGTTGTAGGGCGCCAGCCGCAGCACGTGCGCCTTCGCCTCCAGCAACTGCCAGGGCGTGATGTGCATCTCCTCCTGCAGCACGCGCTCCAACGCATCGCCGTTGAGCTCGTCGGGCCGTGCGTCGATCGCATCCGCCTGCTCCTGCAAGAGCCGCTCCTGCGCGACCAGCCGCGCCACGATTTGGGACTGATGTTTTCCGAGCGGCATGTCAGGTCACCGGTTTGGGTGCGGTCGCCGCGCGCTCCGTCTCAAGACGTTCGAGAAAATCCGCGATCACTTCCAACGTCGTGCCATACCACAGAATGCGCCCTTCCAGCCGCTTCTCCCAAAACGTTCGCACCGCCGGGCTCAGGTAATACGCCGTGGCGACAAAATGAAAATCCTCTTCGCGGTCGAACGGCACCGACCACGTCGCCCAGCACACGTCCGGGTCCAAAGCGCGTTTCACCTCGTCCGTAATGTCGTAATCGCGGATATCCGCGAGCCCGAGCCGCTCTTCGTCGATGCAGAACTGCAACACGTCTTCCTCGCGCAGCACCTTCATTTCATACGCAAGAATGCCCAGCAACGTGCTTTGCCGCGGTTGATCCGCCGCGACGATTTCCAGCAACCGCTCGTTCGCGGTCTCCAGATCCTCCAGCTTGACGAGGTTGTGCTCGACGAGGTTTGCGCCGAGCAGACGATTCGCGCGCCGAAGAAGAGGCAGATGCTCCGAAGCCATGGACGCGCGACCCTGATTTAACCTGCTGCAACTGGCGATTTCTTTTCCCGCGCGCGTAACCTTCCCACGCGTTTTAACAATTCCTTCTTCAACTCATCCAAACCGCTGCCCTCGAGACACGAGATGCTCACGACGTCTACTTTGTGCCGGCGTTTGAACTTCGTCAGATTCGCCTTCGCCGCCGGCAGATCCATTTTGTTCGCCGCCACGAGCCGCGGCTTCTTCAACAGCGCCTCGTCGTAGAGTCCCAGTTCGTGCAACAAGACGGCGTAGTCCTCGCGCGGATCGCGATCGTCGACCCCCGCCATGTCCACCAGAAACAGCAGCAGCGCACACCGTTCGATGTGGCGCAAAAACCGATGCCCGAGCCCGCGATTGTCGCTCGCTCCTTCGATCAAACCCGGCACATCCGCCAGCAGCAGACGCCGGTCGCCTTTCACTTCGTCCGGAAACTCGATCACGCCGATCTGCGGATGCAGCGTCGTGAACGGATACGGCGCCGTCTTCGGCCGTGCCTTGGTGATCGCCGTCGTGAGCGACGATTTGCCCGCATTCGGATAACCGACGAGGCCGACATCCGCGATACTCTTGAGCACCAGCCGAAACTCCCCGCGTTCGCCGGGCAGCCCCGGTTTCGCTTCGCGCGGTGCGCGGTTGACGGATGACTTGAACCGCGTGTTTCCGAACCCGCCGTTACCGCCTTTGCAGAGCACAATCTGCTGACCATCCTCGACGATTTCCGCCACCACCTCGCCCGTTGCCTCGTTCGTCACGACCGTGCCAAGCGGCATTTTCAACAACGCGGGTTTGCCCGTGCGACCGTGGCAATCCTTGCCCAAACCGTGCTCGCCTTTCTCGGCGCGCCAGTGCGGCTTGTATTTGTAGTTGATCAAGTTGTTCGTGTCGTCGTCGCCCACGAGCACCACATCGCCGCCGTCGCCACCATCGCCGCCGTTGGGTCCGCCCCAAGGCTCATATTTTTCGCGGCGAAAGCTCACGCAGCCGCGTCCGCCGTCGCCGGCCTGCACCTTGATCACGCATTCATCAACAAACATGTCGTCACGATGCAGAAGCCCCCGCCTTTGCCAAGGGCGACCCGCTTCGGGCCGCGAACGCGCCGCTGAGACGGCGCAACCGGCGGTCCGCTCGCCCCGTATCGCGAGATGGGCCCGACGTGGACTCCGTGGAGCACGAGGCTCTCTCCAAACGGGCAGAACGTGCGCCGCCACGCCGGCAGACACGCGGCCGGCGGGCGCGCTTCACTCGCGCAATCTTTGGTGCTCGGGAGCAGCGGTCCCGATCGGCGTTTCCCCGCCGGCGGCCACGCAACCGCGGCTCCCCGGCGTCACAACACCAGTCGGATGCCCTTGCGCAGATACGTCGGCACGTCGAGATCGTGCCCCTCAAACATCGTGCGATCGGTCTTGTCGAACTGACCGCGCGTTTCGAGTTCGCCGAACCCAAATTCGTTTTGCGCCACGGGCGCCTTGGCGCCCGCCTCACCTTCGGACTCCGCGTGCGCCGCGGTCGACGCCGCCACCGGCTCCGCT harbors:
- the mnmA gene encoding tRNA 2-thiouridine(34) synthase MnmA; protein product: MSAREKILVAMSGGVDSSVAALLLQRQGCDVVGAYMKNWINEENVIGHCPWEQDIVDARAVADQLGIEFHVVNLMRDYRARIVDYLLDGYARGLTPNPDVMCNREIKFGVFRQWGRDHGFTAIATGHYARRVLAKPALTDAPATYSLLEGADKNKDQSYFLALLNQEQLRDARFPIGDLPKPELRRLAHEAGLATAAKKDSQGICFIGEVKMQDFLRTFVPDQPGPIVRATDGAVLGTHRGLHLYTLGQRRGIGIPSNTDFQNYVVVGKRAADRALLVAFDGPDAPGLFCREIRVHHLSWIGAPVSTPAALEGRVRYRDPRVPLEYLPAADGGALVRFATPQRALAAGQVLALYRGEQLLGGGVYL
- a CDS encoding FUSC family protein, with protein sequence MNVIPARLRASFAQQALRPDLARAVRSTVAFMPPVLLMNAGLVSHLAVFSAIAAQSVAMVDVRGPYRLRVGLLLAMAAILAGATQLGVCGAASLLAAVLLTALVGVLMGAWRHLSSDYGPSLAASSALLFLIALATPAIPAGHAGAAIYTLGGALGGVALQAFLWPWRAQHPLRRAVAESWLALGNLFAALANDEPRTADARSANLAQLESDLRTALDQTYATLAAARIGRAHAFQTHLEELHLTGARLATRVVVLHTALDSLRADAALAPLAAAAQPALVSLSNLARSIATAVISRQPSQLASCEVRLQRLGNLLRVLQARLAAQAPASTDAGQVAELLRQLAAELPTLRARLRATIDRADERGAFSLELFDVNTWSLRPVTATLNLRPHVTRTLLRFTARLTVLLVAGVAAFKGFGLAHGYWLPLTIVVVLQPDYGSTRRRAAQRLLGTLTGVALASLIVSLPLPAGLLTAIIGLTMFGFAYYVRNHYGRAVFFVTIMVVCLLGAAGAAGGGYAVALERLLATAAGGALAMLAALLFWPVWENDRLPPILARALVANRDYWRILQQRLAQGGTYDAPVVAAKRAAEVANSNVFASLQRLFGDPKNHQARVELFAALANGNQRLTRAFTGLALHLSTDTPLASPPLAHFGDLTARALDGISTRLASGASPERDEACRTLLADLEKATIPTGEDERHRWISAQLARVNTETTALLLAASQLA
- a CDS encoding LysE family transporter, whose protein sequence is MRAYELEFLTVAGAHLLAVMSPGPDFAIVVKQSLRHGRRLAVWTSIGIACGILLHVSYSLLGIGLLIKSSPWAFTVLKFAGAAYLAWIGVNALRARASQNALQPGGEAVAPLAAGLSARAAWNIGFFTNALNPKATLFFLALFSVVIDPHTPRWVQAGYGAWMAVATGAWFTLVSFFFTREKMRRVFLQHGHWVDRVMGVVLLGFAVRLALATVG
- a CDS encoding tetratricopeptide repeat protein, with product MKRLLFVVLALALLGETGCKPKREPTSLERKKAESLLTEANFAETMRDWPRAEKLYAEAGKLTPGDGDLWLQLGTIRRRQDDRNGAKKAYANGLDAYRAAYKKDGKNPTPLIQQVYALALLGRVDEARKTLAQARLKHADNAAVRNFTDAKFDQWLASADFKAAAL
- a CDS encoding GspE/PulE family protein; its protein translation is MPLGKHQSQIVARLVAQERLLQEQADAIDARPDELNGDALERVLQEEMHITPWQLLEAKAHVLRLAPYNVARHRVTQATFERLTTAFCEEHAVLPLGMAGDIFLLAVVNGFDEGVATKVTEITGRRVVRLLVREKDLRDKFSKTQERVSAGFSDVVQQIGAEFGHVADATEDELTNEESGPIIELANRIIEEAYYCGTSDIHIEPQEKDMVVRYRVDGVCHERLRLPAKVGPALVARLKIMCNLDIAERRLPQDGRIVFKQFTKQNLDLDLRVSTAPLNYGEGVVMRILDKQKTTLPLPALGFTEENLVKYRDCIRQPYGMILHCGPTGSGKSMTLYSALNEVNTPDIVVRTAEDPIEYTLPGLNQMQMHRQIGLTFASALRAFLRQDPDIILVGEIRDRETANIAVEAALTGHLLISTLHTNDAPSTVARLTDMGVEPFMISSSLLCVCAQRLMRRVCKTCRVPYEPEGREQAILEKAIGWSGQIFRANPKGCAKCGGSGYKGRVGIHELMITNEELVEAINKEMESAELKKIAMRGGMKTLHQDSMLKVKDGVTTLAEAISTVPPDM
- the obgE gene encoding GTPase ObgE yields the protein MFVDECVIKVQAGDGGRGCVSFRREKYEPWGGPNGGDGGDGGDVVLVGDDDTNNLINYKYKPHWRAEKGEHGLGKDCHGRTGKPALLKMPLGTVVTNEATGEVVAEIVEDGQQIVLCKGGNGGFGNTRFKSSVNRAPREAKPGLPGERGEFRLVLKSIADVGLVGYPNAGKSSLTTAITKARPKTAPYPFTTLHPQIGVIEFPDEVKGDRRLLLADVPGLIEGASDNRGLGHRFLRHIERCALLLFLVDMAGVDDRDPREDYAVLLHELGLYDEALLKKPRLVAANKMDLPAAKANLTKFKRRHKVDVVSISCLEGSGLDELKKELLKRVGRLRAREKKSPVAAG